A segment of the Elaeis guineensis isolate ETL-2024a chromosome 6, EG11, whole genome shotgun sequence genome:
TGGACCTTATTTCTTTAAGTTGCATTTGGTTGTAGGATAAGGTAATGTAAAATGAATTAGTTAGTTTACTCCTAATCCACTTTATTTTGAGATGAATTACTTCTCTCTATAGGATAAAATAGTCTACTCCAcattatatttttaaaagaagATAGCTTTAGCAACATTGAAAATATCCATTTTCCCCTGATAATAACTTgagcaattttttaaaaaaaattgctggGCAGAAGAATATTTGATTTTAACAAAAGACATAGAGATTAGATATCAAAATTTGCTCTAAAACAAATTTATGCTTTTTACAAGGATAGTAGTATACTACCATCCCGCTCTTATAACAATTGGTTATATACTGTTTACATCTTGAGTGCccatataaaacaaaaaaaaatctcaataatATCTAATGGCTAGCTTTTTTAGGTGATGTCATGGGTTACTAAAAAGGGTATCAGAATAGGCATGGTCTATGATCTATATAGATTAGGGAGCACTGCATAATATAAATGGATGGAGTGTAAACACCCATATAGATATATACTAGttagatattaaatattatagagccaaaaaaaattttaaataatattttttaaattaattttttagtataaatttctttttttctttattttattttatttatttatttatttatttatttttggggtTTGTGTACATGCCTTGGAAACAATCGCCCCAACAAGGTGCAGTACTTTCACCTCTTATTCAATTTCCAACTAATCTGCAGAAAAATGGCAGAGTCACCACTTACCCGTCTCACCGACCATCAGACAAACTATAGAATTTAATATTTTGCTCCCGACTGCAGGGCCATCTGGTCATAAAATCCCAgatctctctcctcttctttcagtaAAAAAATCCCAGGACTCCCTAACGAACGACACAAGCATTTTTTTTATCATCACATATCATCCTCGGATTCCTCTTCCTTCCATGAATAATCACGTGAAATGCGCATGCCAGGAACCGGTCCACCATGTTGTATATTTATATTGTAGAGGAATATGAAAGGCCACACACAAGTGGGGACCTCGGGGAAGCCTTACATTGACGTCCATTTTTCTCAGGCAAAACCATGGAAGGCTTGGCCCTGTCCTTGAGTTGTCCTACGGACGAGTTGCCTTGGTCTCCTGCCTTAAAAGGAAGCCTTTGTGTAGTTTCCAATGCTAGCAAACAAATATTGTGTCACATGGTTGCCCTTCTTTTCCTTGTCATTTTGGTGATGGCCCTTCTTGTATGCTGCTCTAATGATGATGATATCATCGCTGTTGATACTTTTTCATTTGTTACATATACTTCTTTTTGTTGTTATTTTGGTTTCATTTGGAAAATATAACAACGACTGTTAATTTGTATTTGTATTTTGCCTCGACACGATCGACACATTTGGACAGAGCCTTCAATAATCCTAATTTTCATTCGTAAATAGCTAAATCATTCATATGTCTAATGCCGTCAAATTTTTATGCCACCTTTTGTATCGGTCATTCTAGATGAACAGTCTTATATGCTTTTTGATAACTTGTCCAGAGCCTAGAGTCTCTAATCACCAACATGTGCATTTGGCTCACATCACCTGATAGCCGTTTTCTATATATCCTCTTCACCCTCAATACGAGCAACCAACAAGCAAATTATCATAATTTCAAAGCTTATGCAACAAAATATTAGATTCTCATATATCTCAAATTTGTGACAAGCAATTCCTGCTAGAATGTTTCAAAACTCAATAACGCACCCCACAGCATTGCTGGAAAGGCAGCAATTATGTGTTCATATGGTCACAGTACCAGGCTACCAGCACCCATGGCCGCTATAGATAGCTGAAGACTTGTTGATCCAACCGATAATAAGAATCCAGCTTGCACCGAGCAGCTGAGATTGCAACATGATTCAGAGATGCAGCAAACAACCACATAATCTGATCAGTTTCTTCCACCTCGATCTGCTTCAAAAGGAGAGGACATGAGAGTATATTTTTCGAACCACAACTTGTTAATGCATGAAATAGCCAGCTAATCGTGGATTAATTGCCATGACCCCCTATAAGGTTCAAACATCTAATGAACAAATTATAGTTGATGAGAATGATAAAAGGTAAATATACTAAAAAATTGGCTCACCAAGTAAATGAAGTTCAGgttccatcatcatcatcatcatccgcAAGCAGGCAATCCTCTATTTGATCCCTACATAACAAAGGCATAAACAACTCAAATAAATGACAAAGATTTAGAAGGATCGGCTACAAAATGTGAGTATAGAACAAACCAAACTAACTTTAAACAGTAATAATAAATCCCAAAATGAGTAAATGCTTTCCACTGCAATCCTACTGCCACACATCGGTCATATGACCAGAACATTCTAAAAATCAAATGCTCCATGTAACCACTTCATTAACCATTTGCGAACGAAATTTAGCAAGCATTTGATGAATCTCTGGTATGATTATCCAAGAAGAGACAATAATTGATTGGGGAAAATCTATCTTTGTATTTGGGTGGATATAGTTCTGGAGAGGGTGGAGTTGTTAGGATTTAAACTTTAAAGGCCCACTGAGTTGATCTGACCGCATATAGTCCCAAATGATAGGGAAAAGGAAACAAGTGCACATGCACAAAGCATACTCATACATGCAAACAGGTAGCCCTCACCTTAGCTGGCTTCGGTCAAAACACAAACTATCCTTCATTCTCTCTGTCATCAATTGTGGTAGAACTGAATAGAAATGCTCGAGAGAGGCTTTTCCTTTTGGCAATATCTGAAAAGAACAGCTTGTGCAACAATGGCCAGCAAAAATTTCGACCTTTTTTTCAGCCTTGCTCTGAATGCTTTCCAAACATTGGAGTTCTGACTCATTAAGTGGGCTTCCACATATTGGACAAAGAACATCAGAGAGAGAAGATTCACCATTTTTGACATTCTGAAACTTGCAACGCAATCGGGATGGCAGGAAATCATGATAACCATTTTCAATGAATTTATTAAAACCAAAGGGCCTGAGCTTTTCTGCTGTTCTTACTATAGTGCGCTCTCGAGAAGGGTTTTCTTCCTGCAAAAGCAGCCTTCTTAAAATAAAGATCAGACTACAATCCACAGGTAACTATGTTGAGAACACCACCTAGGCCTCAATATACAAGTTGAATCAAGCTGGCTGGGTATAAGACTTAAAATTAAGAAGATGCTTATTTCACCTGTAAACGTGCAACAAATGATGAAACCAAACTGTTGATGCCAGTACAAGGCCTCTCAAGAAGCTGCTGTGTCTTGAAACTGTGCATAGTCAGTTAAAATGAGCAGGCAGTTAAACTTGTTTCGGGGGGTGGGGGGTGCAGTGTGAGGGGTGGTGTTCAAGGGGGAGAAAACTTGATTTACTATCAAATAAGAAAGTTGTTTCAGATGAAAACTATAACTCGACTTACCCATCAAGATGACAGAGCATGCTGAGCTCTTGTGCAAGACAATCGCGAAGAGGAAGAACCACTGGGACTTCCAGCCTCGCATCAACGTACTGCACATCAGCCGGTAAAGAATAACCTTGACCCTGAAGACAAATATGAGCAAGAGTTTTATAAACCTTATCCTATTTTTACACAAAATATAATGATAAGTAATTAGGGAAGTTTATATAATAGCTAGCTTTTGAACTGGTGAGAATTTACAAACCTTCGCAGTTGCGGATAATATATGGCGTGCTATTGTTGATGTACACGATCCTAACAATATTTTGCTATACCCTTTGTCCAAAGCAATCTGGAAGACATTTACATCAAAACAACATAAACACAATTTCAATGTGTTGACCTAAGAGTAATGAAAAAAATCAATTATTGAGATCAGAACCTTTTGTAAGGAAAGCATCCGTAAGTAATgcagaaaatcatcttttccggtGGCATCACTAATCATTTCTAGTAATTCATTCAGTCTGCTCCTCCCATTCTCAGAACTCAGAGAACAGATGTTTTGAATGGGTATAATATGCAACTCTTTATGCGGAGGAGTTAAATTTGACACAGCTGATCTAAGCTCTTCAATTGCTTTTTCTGTCTCATCTGATAGGTTGAGAGAAAAAATGCTTTCATCGATAAAGGCAACCCCAACACCAAAAACTGGTAGAGCTTGAGATTTACTTGCATCCCAGCTCTTCAATGATTTGCCTTGCATCTCATGAACAAATTGTAGGGCTACTCTGACACAAATAAAATTTAGTGAGGGGAGAAATTATTTAATGACAATAAAGTCAAATGCTATATACTGAATTAAAGGAATGCATGAATAAATGATTTCAACCCAAACCCCACCAATTTACAGTTGACAAAGTGCAACCTTATCACAACAAAATAAGCACATAACGGAACCAAGTGAGTCCTTATAGCAAAGCTAGCACTTGTAGTTAATGTCGTTTTATGCATCTCTTACATTAGTTTGTCTTCATCCTTTTCTGTTCAATGACCCTTAATTAAGAATGAAAGTCAACAGAGAGTATCTAGTAATATAGAATATATATCCCTCCAGATCAATAGTCTACAAAAAAAGGAAAAGCGTGATGGAATTTCTATGAAAATCTAAGAGCTAAC
Coding sequences within it:
- the LOC105033260 gene encoding cytoplasmic tRNA 2-thiolation protein 2, producing the protein MASCGGDGGGCQSHCRRPEEDDGSAEGARERLDGLHVTDEHSSTAGTGGGARCSKCGEEGRYYNGLCAACFRISVYNKFKLAVTSNAMISPTDNVLVAFSGGAASRVALQFVHEMQGKSLKSWDASKSQALPVFGVGVAFIDESIFSLNLSDETEKAIEELRSAVSNLTPPHKELHIIPIQNICSLSSENGRSRLNELLEMISDATGKDDFLHYLRMLSLQKIALDKGYSKILLGSCTSTIARHILSATAKGQGYSLPADVQYVDARLEVPVVLPLRDCLAQELSMLCHLDGFKTQQLLERPCTGINSLVSSFVARLQEENPSRERTIVRTAEKLRPFGFNKFIENGYHDFLPSRLRCKFQNVKNGESSLSDVLCPICGSPLNESELQCLESIQSKAEKKVEIFAGHCCTSCSFQILPKGKASLEHFYSVLPQLMTERMKDSLCFDRSQLRDQIEDCLLADDDDDDGT